The following nucleotide sequence is from Citrus sinensis cultivar Valencia sweet orange chromosome 6, DVS_A1.0, whole genome shotgun sequence.
GCCTTCCCCTTAGCTTATCTTCCTTGAGATGAGAAAGGATTGAAATAATTAAGCACAGAAAACAGAACCTatctttaacaaaaaaattggtaaCAAATTCTTTGGAAATTCACTGTATTAATATGCCATTTTCTTCGACTAGtcattctaaaatttaaaatttcagtaGTCTTAGATCAGAAGAAACTTACAGGTGTGCTTACCTTGTCTGGATCCTTTATTGAGCCCTTCCCTCTAATGTACACACGGCAGCCAGTAGTAGCTTCAACCCGTTTCAGTGAATTGCCCCTTGGACCAAGAAGCCGTCCAACAAAATTGAACTAACAAACAATAACCAAGCACAGAGATAAGCAAAAGAGATTGGAAGTATAGACCAGCATCTTAAGTATAAAGCTTACGTTAGGATAAGTATCCACTGGAATTTCCAAACGCAAAATTCTCTTGACTGTATATGAACTAGGGCTTGCAGGTGCACTTTGCCAATCCATCGTCATGCCAGGAGGTCCACCTAATCTCTGTTAGGTAAATATGAGGATTAGCATACAGGTTACAAGAGCAAAAAGGATCAGTATTTACAATTTAGATAGCCAGCCAATCGGCAGTGGATAAGTGATCCACACACAGACAAGCACATTCAAACATATAGTAACCTGCCACAACCATTCTTGCACGGGATCACCAACTTCAATTTTCAAGGATATCAGTATCACAGAGCAGACAATTTAAAGGCATCTGTGCTTTCTATATGAGTTTCATCACAAAAGGAAAACTCTcctgattaaaaaaaatacatatctTTTGTTAGGTATATTTTTCTACATTCAAGAATTGCAACTACTATACATTTGAGCATATGGACGCCCCGAGAGTTGAGTCTTTGAAGACATGATAGAGAACAAATAAACAGGACCATGAATATCTGTTTGCCCTCAGGTATAAAGTTCTCCCCTCAAACAAGTTAATGTGTCACTGATCTTTCTAGAAACCCCATGAAAATCATGTAATGATGAGAAGAAATATGgaaatagaaattttttgaagttttaaaCCACAATACACATAATTAGAGCATAAATGCGCATCATtggaaattatcaaaatttagacAGGTCATTAGATCATACATATATTCAATAATACACCAAAATCCTATCATGATTTTCTCGAAGAGGTTATTCTTAAATAATCACTTTGGTATAACTTTGCAGCCTGGAGGATTTGTTTATTGTCCTTGTATTATAAGGATCTTTAAAAGCAGGCTGAAAACCCGGTGACCACCTAGATTCACATTCGAGACTTGAAACCTTATATACAGACAAAAACCTTTTATCCACGGTTTCAAGTAAAACAATTAACAATGACACAAGTTAAGGAAGGATTACCTCCTGAGGTAGGCCATTCCAGCCACCTAACCCTGTACCTGCAACGTTTGACATAAGATTTGAAGAAGCCATGGGGCTGGGGCTTCTATGCCGCAGTCTGTCAAAGTCACCAAATCCTTGATTGGGCATCATCCCAGAAACCCGAAATATCTCTGCTTGTAAAAGAACATTTTATATGAGACTATGATCTGAAATCATGATAAACGTATTAAAATAAGACAGAAGAAATCCACTCAAAAACCAAGCAAAAGGcacaacaagaagaaaagaattgcAACAAGGACAAACTATGAAAGAGAATGCATTGTGAAGAAAAACTAGACATCTCCAGAAAGAATTGAAGAGGATTTAAGGCTAAGAAAATACTATCTCCAGCCACAAATCAGGAATGTTGAGACAATATCACATCTTCAATGTTTATTTCAGTAACAGACCACTTATCTTATTCAAGCTAACACTGGGAAGTTGATTTGTACCAAACTCCATCATGCACTCAGATTTCAACCACAAAAGAGCAATATTTCATGCTCACTGGAGCAGGCATGAAGCCTACAGATTGTCGAGAATCACACCTTCGTGGCAATTGCTAGCTTTGTACTTGGTGCAAGCAGAGAAACCAAATGTAACAGTCAaaagttttttctttcataaattCCACATTGTACTAAATGTCTGAGATACATTCAGCCATTGATGCAATTGGACAAACTAAATATAGGTACCGGGGGCACCATCTGATACACGGTAAAATAATTACAGGAACTGAAGAAACAAGTGTATCTATGTGATCAAGCCAAGACCATAAACACAATcccaaaatgaaaacaaacacGGATGCATAGAGTTGACGCAAAGAAGAACAACTGGGACGATCTGAACACTCGAAACAAGCACAGTGGCAAGTCAAGTAATGTAGTTGTGCAGACCGAAACatacaaaaagcaaaaaaaggGTGCCATTGAATTCCAGAAAAACCTAGATCCAGAACTCAAAGACTTAAGAAGCAACCTTGAGTTAACAGTCGGCTGCATATCGGAAGCACCTGTGTGAAAGGTCCTAGCTTTTGATGCTCAGCTAAAAGCTCTGACAAGTATTGACTGCAAACCAGAAAGCCAACCCACACAGatcaaaataatacaattcTTCAAAATAATCAAGCATGTGGATTAATTAACACAGtggaaaataataagaataattcaACAACCTGACTTCCTGCTTCATGTGTCAAAAAAGATATGAACTTTATTGAGTATGGGGGCGTACCTGTCAATATTAATATCTGGGGTGCTTCTAATTTGTGGAGAAGCAGCTCTTGCAGGTGAGAAGTTGGGATTATACAAACCTGACATGGCTTTGTGACTGTCTTGCTTTTTTAGAGGATTtagaacaaacaaaagaatgggattcttaaaaaaaggaaaagggttTTAGTTTTGGTTTAAGTTTTTTAGTTTTCGTTTGTGGTTGCTGCGGAATAAAAAGGAGAAACACAACACAGCAGCATCAGTAAAGGAGGTgttttgtaattaatcaatctaaatcttttttttttaaaaaaaaaattacagtttaaaaaaataataagaaaaaagggCTTACAAAATCACTGTGAAATTTTGCAGGAAGGAAAACGAATCCCTTTTAATTATAGtaactcttttttcttccttccaaaaaaaaaaaaaaaactcctttttattttcgcctcgttatttatttatttatttatttttgttttgtggcAGACAGTAGAAGTGGAAACAAGTTTGGTGATTTAAGGTAGCAAAATTGTAACAGTggcagagatttttttttactgctTTGGTTCCCACCTTCCAGAGAGGGTGGCTGGTGATGTGCGTGTATATAGTGTGTATGCACAGTTCTGAAGTTTCTGTAGGAGATGTAGACACGTGTTAAGCATGCAGGAATCAAGGTTTCAATCTGGGGGAGTGCAAATGGGGGCCCACTCTCTGCTAGAGATGATTGGCAGATGATAATGATGTTTGCCAACGCAGGAGTAGCTGGACTGTGAGAGTGCCCTACACTTTAATAATACTGCGTCgttttctcttttatctcGAAGTGAAAATTTCCTTTTCACGTCGATCTTTCTCCGTCTTTTCGTTCTCAATTCTTATTCACTCCCTCCCTTTTGTTTTGGGATGGAACACGCTGTTTGACCACTTTttgactaaaataaaaataattatttattaatcttaaaaCGAGTGTTTATTCACTTGATTTGTAGAAAATTACTACTATTtgatgggtttttttttttaatttgatgtgggtcattaattatttgacttatgtggttttacttaattttaatgccgggtgaaaaaaaaacatcaatACACATCAATGGACACACACTCATTTATTAGATGATATGAATTTGTCTATCATATACTTTGAAACTTCAAACAGTTCTTCtagaatttattaataagGCTTGTATATACTCTTATTGACAAATCGAAGGTCcctataataatattaataacaaagAGATCATAATACCATTcaataattacataataacTATGACAAATTTGGAGCATTTTCATTCTAAAGCTTACACATCAAATGTAcatttcccccccccccccccaaaaaaatatatttaacaattctttctattaaaaaattagtattattataatccaatttttaaaatgtaaactGCAAACAAAAGAGACAAGAACAATTGGATCctttacttttaataaaatcacaaaatagaatataacttgcatttttcttttttaagtgcATGCCGTGAAGGCTTATTTTAACACAAAGTCgatgatttgattattttactattGAGACCATCTTTCAAACAAATTATTCAAAGTTTTAGATAAGGATGAGAAATCTCACTTAATAAACACCAATCTTGATCCctattacatattattaatctgAGCTTAGATAATCGTAAACACAAATTCTGGTCGTGGCCAATTACACTAGAACGGCACTACTAAAACCATCTTATTCagcaatttatttgtttaagagtattttaataacataacATTCAAATCATTGATATTATTGACGAGTGATGTTAATTAGTTCaatggataaaatattttatgactaTTTGAGGTCCAAAACTCACTCCTGCATGTGAAAGATTAGtttggtttttatttatacattaaaaaaagttttatcaCTTGATTATCAAGGATTCAAATGATAGACTagacttttttaaataatatccCACTATTTTCATCTCATtctattaataattagttTCATAACTTATGGAGACACTTTTATTACTCAAACGTATCATATATTGAATAAATGTCATATTATTTAGGATCATAAAAACTATAACATACttgagttattttattttttattttttctaaggATCATAAAAACTATGACACACTGAAGTAGTTGGACAAAAAGACCCGTGCTATTGGATTAAGCCACCGGCCACGAGTAGTAATCGAACTACTCCATTGTTGAGCCGAGGAGTCGAGAAGGTAGTCCATTTTCTTATTGGGCCAATCAGCCCATTGGGGCCCAGTATCAACTAATGGTGAAATAGAGGAGGAAAGAACAATTGAGAGAGCGTTGGCCAGTAGCATCTTCGTTAACCAACAGAGCAGTTGTTGACAGATCAAGAAGAAGAGGTAAAAACGACATGTCGTGGCTAATATTTGAAGGATTACTGCCGTTGGGCATCATAGCAGCAATGCTAACAATTGCAGGAAATGCTCAGTATCAAATCCACAAAGCCGCTCACGGACGagtgtgtatttatttttgtttttctttcaattcaaagtttattattgttagaTGCGA
It contains:
- the LOC102617780 gene encoding NADH dehydrogenase [ubiquinone] 1 alpha subcomplex subunit 1; amino-acid sequence: MSWLIFEGLLPLGIIAAMLTIAGNAQYQIHKAAHGRPKHVGNDMWDVAMERRDKKLVEQLSGASSN
- the LOC102617293 gene encoding KH domain-containing protein At3g08620 isoform X2, translated to MSGLYNPNFSPARAASPQIRSTPDINIDSQYLSELLAEHQKLGPFTQVLPICSRLLTQEIFRVSGMMPNQGFGDFDRLRHRSPSPMASSNLMSNVAGTGLGGWNGLPQERLGGPPGMTMDWQSAPASPSSYTVKRILRLEIPVDTYPNFNFVGRLLGPRGNSLKRVEATTGCRVYIRGKGSIKDPDKEDKLRGRPGYEHLNDPLHILIEADLPANIVDIRLRQAQEIIEELLKPVDESQDYIKRQQLRELAMLNSNFREDSPGPSGSVSPFNSSGMKRAKTGR
- the LOC102617293 gene encoding KH domain-containing protein At3g08620 isoform X1 → MSGLYNPNFSPARAASPQIRSTPDINIDSQYLSELLAEHQKLGPFTQVLPICSRLLTQEIFRVSGMMPNQGFGDFDRLRHRSPSPMASSNLMSNVAGTGLGGWNGLPQERLGGPPGMTMDWQSAPASPSSYTVKRILRLEIPVDTYPNFNFVGRLLGPRGNSLKRVEATTGCRVYIRGKGSIKDPDKVSTPEDKLRGRPGYEHLNDPLHILIEADLPANIVDIRLRQAQEIIEELLKPVDESQDYIKRQQLRELAMLNSNFREDSPGPSGSVSPFNSSGMKRAKTGR